ACGCTGCCGCTGGAAATTTTCGCCATATATTGATCGAAGTTTTGAACGAAAGACTCTTTATCTAGCAAGCCTTGATTATTGATTTCATTCAACTTTTTGTAGTATTGCTTCGCTGGATCTTTGTCAGCAAAGATGGAAGCTACATTGTTTTCTACGACAACCCCGCCGTCATTAGGATGGCCCATGAGATGCTGCGGAGGATTGAGCAGTCCCCAGTTTCGCCAGTCATAGTTCAAGATATCAAACCCGATTGTCGGTTTACCGTCGATCTCAGGATGCTTCTCTTTGTAATTCTTAATTAGAGCGAAGTATTCATCCAACGTTTTGATTTTCGGATAACCTGCTTCTTTCAGAACGGCTTTTTGAATCCAGAATGCAGGTCCTGAGTAATAAGTTGCATGTAACTCGCCTGTATATACTCCATAGTTAGGCAAAATATAGATATGACCGTCTTTCGGGTCCTTCATTTGATTCCATACCGCTTCGTAGTGCTTCTTCAAATTAGGAGCATTCTTCTCGATCAGATCCTCAAGAGGAATGTAAGCACCCGCATCGGTAAACTTCGTGTTTGCAGTCATTATATCCGGGTAGTCGCCGCCCGCAATCATAACCCCTGCTTTTTGATTAGAGTCTCCGGCAAGGAAATCGAATTGGAACGTAACGCCCAGCTTATCTTTCATCAATTTATAAATTTTATTGTCTGGTGCCGGTTGTTGGAAGCCTGCATCTCCGATATAAACGCTTACATTAAAAGGCTCGACTTTATTTGTTGCCGCATCTGTTGCTGCTGCTCCTTGAGTAGCTGCTGCAGAAGACGCCGGTTCCGCAGGTGATTTGCTGCAGCCTGCCAGTACGCTGCCTGCAGCGAGCATGAGAACCAAACTGTTTAACACAACAAATTGTTTGCGATTCTTCATTCGAATACCCCTTTTTCTCATGTATTACATCCGGAGTGTTGTAACCCCTTTCATGTAACCTCTTTCATTGTATGCAAACGCTTACTTTCGAACAATTTCGTAATTAAAGGTTTCACCTGAAAAATATAAGATTTTTACATGTCCCCTTCGGATTGTTCCTTTTGGTATTGAGAAGGCTTCATATGCAAACGTTTTTCGAATTGCTTTAGGAACTTATCATAATTCAAATAACCTACATGCTCCGCGATTTGATTGTATTTCATGTCCGTGTCCCTGAGTAAACGAGCTGCCTCCTCGATGCGTAAGTCATGAACCCTTTCATTCAGCGTAACTCCGTTCTTCTTCATGAACAGCTGTCCAAGGTAGACAGGGTGAATATAGAACTTTTCTCCAATCGACTTAATGGTAATACTATCTCTATAATGCTGCTCTACATATTCATTAATGTCATGAATGATGCCCTTGGATTGGTCGCTTTGCGATTTAGCCATGACCGATATACACGCTTCGCCAAAGCTCTGCAGCAGGTCCAGTGCTTCATGCACATGCAGCTTCGAGCGCGTCAGCCGGATCAAGCCATGCTGCTGTACCAGCTCCTGTGCATTTTCGTTCATGTCCTTCAGCATCGCCATGCTCCTGCATGCCACATGAATGCCCACCATTTTAGCGATTTCCGGCGCGAAACGACTATGGCTTATCGCCATTCTAAACTGCTCCAGCGCTTCCTGTAAGGCAGCTTTGTCCAGCTTTTCAATGGCGTCGGTCAGATGCTGCGCGCTCAACATTCCATCCATACGCTCTTCCCGCTGATCTTCATTCATATGTTCATATTCAATGACACGGGGCTCCTCTTGGAAGAATTGATAGTTAATCATTTCGCGTGCACTTCGGTAAGATTCTGCGATATTCCGAAGCC
This genomic window from Paenibacillus hexagrammi contains:
- a CDS encoding response regulator transcription factor produces the protein MYSVLLVDDEPRAIEGLELLIDWESLGFRICGTCSDGLEALELAKELGPDLIITDIRMPVMDGLELIAAARDQLDGQVRFIILSAYSEFDYAKRAMQHGIKHYILKPIMEEEVTDLLAQVRAELEESRLHIEMDAIAFEEKVISCLCHLLEGNSDAAELFLTSAEAGELLQEVNDWRFILIESEEGQSPALRAAARQAIGRKEYVYMLDLGPHSFGVASGGEPLADALFEALRSVSSAHFAVASGKPQAGLRNIAESYRSAREMINYQFFQEEPRVIEYEHMNEDQREERMDGMLSAQHLTDAIEKLDKAALQEALEQFRMAISHSRFAPEIAKMVGIHVACRSMAMLKDMNENAQELVQQHGLIRLTRSKLHVHEALDLLQSFGEACISVMAKSQSDQSKGIIHDINEYVEQHYRDSITIKSIGEKFYIHPVYLGQLFMKKNGVTLNERVHDLRIEEAARLLRDTDMKYNQIAEHVGYLNYDKFLKQFEKRLHMKPSQYQKEQSEGDM
- a CDS encoding ABC transporter substrate-binding protein — protein: MKNRKQFVVLNSLVLMLAAGSVLAGCSKSPAEPASSAAATQGAAATDAATNKVEPFNVSVYIGDAGFQQPAPDNKIYKLMKDKLGVTFQFDFLAGDSNQKAGVMIAGGDYPDIMTANTKFTDAGAYIPLEDLIEKNAPNLKKHYEAVWNQMKDPKDGHIYILPNYGVYTGELHATYYSGPAFWIQKAVLKEAGYPKIKTLDEYFALIKNYKEKHPEIDGKPTIGFDILNYDWRNWGLLNPPQHLMGHPNDGGVVVENNVASIFADKDPAKQYYKKLNEINNQGLLDKESFVQNFDQYMAKISSGSVLGMFDQHWSFQAAEDALTTQDKNDRTYVGLPLMFNASDKDYYRDLPPLNLNNGFGISVNAKDPVRILKMLDALMSEEWQKTLTWGIQGEDYQVNDKGMFSRTEQQRKNATDATWKLSNTAEAFYKFAPKWEGSFPDGNATAPNDQPDEYYAGQKAIDKELLDAYGYKTYIDFFSKPPANPVYYPAWSITLEDGSPAKIANTKLNELGTKYLPKAILSTPDQFDNVWNEYTGQIKKVDVKAYEDRINEQIQWRIKNWSTK